A stretch of DNA from Solea solea chromosome 11, fSolSol10.1, whole genome shotgun sequence:
aaaacacaagtcattTGGCTGCAGTTTCTCCACCTGCTCCCCCCGTGGGACGACGCTGAGTGACATAACAAACACCTGCGTTGATCCCATTTACAAAGTCCGTAAAAAACAGCCGATAGAGCTGGTAAAACACGGCCGTGCCCTTGAAGCAAAGGCCACGACACTTGCCTTTTCATTCTTCCTATAATTCAAACTGCCTGTTGATTTATGAGTTATAGACGGGATGAGGATACTGCTGATGGCTGATGTGGTCAacgtaagtgtgtgtgtgagagagaaacagctGTATGGCAtgcaggaggaggggaggatggtggtggtgggtgggggggcTGAGGCTACATATGAGGTATATAACCACCTCGGAACCAACAGAGCATGAACCACTGTTGTCTTGTCACCTGGGGACCTTCGCACGAATCACAGCAACTTGTGACAACACTGTCCCACAGCGATGAAGTGCAACCATCTCCTGTCCTGGACCGTCCTCCTCATGGCCTCCGGTCCACTGCTGGCTCACCCAATCACCGACTCTGGCGAGATGATCTACCCTGGAGCTGGTGAGTGGAGCATTACATCTCCAGTTATATATTAGCGTTATTTACTAACTCTGTGTCAGGCTTTTAGGAGTGAAAGTTAATTTGTGAAGATTAACGGTTGGGAAGTCATGTCCTGATTGAGACATAAAAGTAATTacttcagtgtctcagtgttGAACACTGATAGTTCTGCCAAGGGTAGGACACTTGATGTCGTGCTGGATTTCTCTgcgttaaaaataaaagaagggtTCAGTATgggagaattagtgacatctaatggcgagAGTGTGGATTGTCACAAACAGAGGACTCaacaacatctgtgtgtgtgtcagagacgTGGAGCGGGATGTTCATATAGAAAATACAAATCACAAAGCAGTTTCCAAGCATGGTAAAATAGGAATTGATCTTATGGGTCACATTAGAAGggaatgaatgaagaaaaagtcTTTAAATAAAGGCACTTATCTGGTCAGAGGGTAAAGGGCATGCAGCTTAAGCACCACCACGTCTATGATGAGCTTAGAAAGAAACTGACCCCCAATGTCGTTCTTCCTCACTTGTCTTGCATGTTTTCGTGTCAAACTGCCATGCATTAATATGAAGGGCTTATTCTAAGAGTCCAAAACCCAAAGGATATTCATTTGAAAGTGACGATACACgtttataaaaacacatgggGTAGTATTTTCAATGTATAACTGGGCCATTAAAGAGTAGAATCCGTTCTGTTCAAATAATACGACAAATATGACCCTCGCGacgaaagtgttcatatttctgTGCTTTTACTGCTCAGAATAAATCATGAATTCATGATTTAAGACACAATCTCTACCTGTCAGTGTTACCAACTGTGTGggttcttttccttttttatttacgGTCATCATCAGCGTCAGTGGAGGAGCGAGGGGTCGGCACTCTggatgatctctctctctccgagcAAGCCTTCCCTCCTCAGGAGGGTGCTGGTCTCAGATACTCCTCTCTCTTATCCGATGGTGAGaaacatatcatatatatatataaacagagACTTTTTACTGTGGGAAATCTGAATCCACTCCAGTATGAGGCAGTTGGAGGTATTGAAGTGTGAGTCGATGCTAGTTGCTGACAGAGGTGTGTCCTTTCACTCCGTTTATCTGTCTAACAGTGGCACACTTTATGTTCTCAGGTGTCAGAACAACAGGCCTGTTTCCTCGGGGGATGAATAGAGAGGTGAGTTTTCATCcagttaagaaaaataaataagccGCAGTATAGCTTTATCACTAATTCTTAATCTTCTCCTTCAGGTCCTGTTGGAGAAGCAAAGTCTCCTGAATCCATTTAGCCGTGCGTTTGGCATCAGGAAGCAGTTCCGGAAGAGAGGAGGGAACTCGGAGTGTTTCTGGAAGTACTGTGTCTAAAAGTGACATTAAAAGAGCCATTACAGCAACACACGAGAGACAGGGCTTGCACTTAAAACAATAACCCCAATCTTTCAGTCACGTAGGTCCACGCAGATAAACCTCACATCACTGTATACATTTTTGTGTACATATGCACACCCAGTGCTCTCACTCACATGAGACATATTTCAAGGACTTGGAGATCATTTATTAAGATTACTTTAATGCTGCGTGGAACTATATTTGTGTGCACATATTTCTTTAAATTCCTTGGTTATGTGTTTGgccaaaatgaaacagaaataaagcctgtattataataaaaaaaaaaaagaagcctaaTCTGTCTTTTCTTGCAACATAAAGAAGTGAAACCCGAAAGtaaaagaggaggaaacaaaaaGACGTTTCAAAGTCAGTTCTcgagttttcttcattttttcatttttttattattttacagcagAAAGAATATAAAGCATTCAGAAAACATCTTCCATATTTTAAGGGCAATTCAAAACGTTTTGCATGGCTTCAGCAGCtgaaatcattttttgttttgttttgttgtttttttttctttttacatttccaTCGAGTCAGTGACGCTTGTACATGcacaattacaaaaataaaacttacaAACAGGGGTGGGTGGGCTGGGCAGGAGAACTAAACACATCTGGAGAACCGAGAGGAGATGACAAGTTTTAAGGGGGTcggggggtcggggggggggtgttggggGAATGGAGAAAAAACTGGATCACAtaacagggagagacagagagaaagacagctatagaggagaggaaaatagATCTAACACTAGTTCACATGCAAAGTGTCGAGGACCCGCAACTTTCTATCAAAGTCGGgtctggttttttttcttttcggtTTGGAATTGATGAAAACGTGCAGTTCAGTAAAGGGTGCCATATAATTGCTGTCCATAAACTACTGAATGCTTGTCTTGCAATACTGGCATTTGCATAAGAGTAAGTCAACTACATGTGTCCAATCATTTTAAACTTCACTAGGTCTATAGGTCTCcacaaaataaatctttattgCTCTGTGTCCACGAGTGGAATAATGTggtaaaactgtgtgtgtctgtgtgtgtgtgtgtgtgtgtgtgtgtgttctgtttgtcCTGATGTGCCTACCTTTCTCCAGTGTGGGTGCtcgggggggaaaaaggaagaggaggaaaggcAGATTCCCAGGTCTGTTAACAGAACATCTTGAGACtgttaatactgtatatatatatatactgtatatacgaATGCAGAGAGCCTATCAGCTAACCTGTCATCCCATTCATAAATGGCAGTAAAACAAGATTTGCAGGTGAACTTTTTGTATAATTACGCTCTTAATCTTAAGTACCCTCTACACTTTGACACTTGGATAAATTACGGGCCTAAAGAAGCGGCCAGAATTATATTAGGATTTGACAGGCGTCTATGAAAGACCGTCAAATCATTTATCTTAATGAGCTATATATAACAGGATTCTTTTTATTCCCAGGTCTCCACTGATGTATCATTCAACGATACTGACAGGAAATTGACTATAGTTCATATTCACTCATTTTAAGGACTCCAGTATCACAGTGGTGAACTGTCTGCCCCAGATTCTTCACCagaaactacttttttttacttaaactaACTTTTTCAATGTCAACTTGTTGTGAATCATGTGTCGCCCTCTGTTTCCTCCTCCCCATTTTGGCACCCTGAGTAAAATACATAAGGGAGGTGAACCAGTCCCTCGGCACGGAGAAGAGGAACGCTGCCGTCACCGCTCGGCGCTCTAGTGAAACCGACACCTTTGGCGTCTGCatatgtgctgctgtgtgtggggTGTCTTGTGCATCTGTTAGTGAGTATCGTGTGTCACTCAGTTCATACTTGCTCTATATACTTTATGGATATACATCACAATGGTCTTCCAACTTGtcctttttgtttctgtttgagaGTTGGGAGCACACTGATCAAAtctaaatgaatcaaaaaacaaaaaaaaacaaaaaacaaaaaaagaaggaaagaaaatgtcttaaaagtTAGAGctcgctttaaaaaaaacaatcccacCCCCATGCTTTGCCATGAAAAGGTCAGTAGCTACTGAGTATCGACCACTGGCCTGTGCCCTCTGTGCAGTCACATgccctctttctgtctttctgagTTCTGTGACACATCAAACCGGCCTTCATTGCTTTACAGAACAGTAATTCTTTAACGAGTCTATCCGACTATCAATTCTAGGAAAGTAAGCATGCGTCAGGTGCAGTTCTGTCACCCTGTTAACTATTTTACCCATGCAAGCGTAATAAATCCTCCTCCGTTTTTGCCACGACATCGCATCGGCTATGCATTCTAACCACACACATGAGGATGAATGAAAGGCAACAAACCCCCAGTAGTGGCGTTTTTCTAAATGTGGCTTCAACAAGCTGTCCTAGTACTAAACGGAATAAAAACGACGACAgggaaataaaaaggaaactaATCGTGTCGACAAGCTGGAGTGCTGCACTGATATCGACGTAAACGGGGGAATAGCGCGCTGTGGCGTTGGTGAGTGCGAGGTTGACAGTGATGCTTTGTGTTTCATGTAGAAGATACAGCACTAAATGTGGATGACCATGTTCTCTCAGAAATCCCTCAGGTACACGGACATTAGCTTGGTGTTATCAGGATATGAATAGGCACTTTCTACATAAACACTCAGGAAATTAAGTTCAGATGAGtggaaaacaataataataataaaaaatcaacACTTATGTCAcctaataataatcattttaaaaaaaaatatgacactaTATAACACTTCAATGAAGAAAAATCAAGTTTTTCAGTGGCACTTGGCTGAATAATAATCACTTGTTGTTTCTTGGATATGGAATACACCCTTTCATATTTCTGGTAAGAATACATTTTAAGAATTAGGCAGGCACCtcgaccagcagctcatgtggATTCTCTCTCAGATTATTCTTATACACACACGCGTCAAAAGCCGCTTTAAACGAGACACATAATGTGTCTGAGTCACAATTATAAATGGCACCGGTACATTACAGCCATGTTGGCTCACTGACCCTGCACTGAGGCGAATGACAACTCCTAATGCTGCGTTAGCACCTTTTGActgttcattttcagtttccAGCTGCTCCACCAAGAAATCCAGTCATGCACAGTATAGCTACacgtgttattttttttccttctttcaacTAGACATCTTTGTTCTTTTGGAATTCATGGTCTATTACACCCCGGCAGCCTTGAACAAGGagtttttcattaaaacacattgtATTAGTAAAATCCGCTCGCCACTTTACAACTCCGGGGATTGTAATTCAATGCTTGTCGCAACATTTAAAGAGGCAAATCCAATCTTTTCCAGTGACAGAGAGTAATAACGTGGATTGCTTTATAGAGACGCCGTGGGCAAGGCTGCCGTTTACAATCTTTAAGATCAGACAAGATACCTTGGTAATGCAACACATTCTATttgcaatgacaacacaaataaatcttAAAAACTTTGCAGTGGTATATTCAATAATGGAAAAATGCTTTAGTCGTCCATTGGTATGGTGAGACACGATTGGCTTAACTGCTCTACTATGACTCCATCTGCACACTGTGTACCTTACTGTCGGTCTATTGATCCTCTGCCAGTTGTGATCTTATGGTCTTTAGTGCTAGTGTGTATTTCACTGTATGATTATCTGTTCTGCAAAAAAAGTAACTTAACTCTTTTCTTAAGCTATAGAGCATTCACATACCTTGGCACCAGTGGCAAAATGTTCTTGGTAGcccaaaacaaacaggaaaaacataaattaaaaaacattaaacaaaaccATACTTTAAAGATAACTCTGCAGACTTCTCTTAACTCTAAAtatggtcattttttttcctttaaaacctTTTCATATTGCATTAATATCATGCTTTAGCAAAATGTTCTTCTCAAGaacaatcaaaataaaataaaatactctaATAGTgaaatagttttaattttacAGAGCATAGCCACtactgcttttgttgttgtttttttcccttttgacTCTGTTCATACTTTTCATGCACATAGCTCATTTTTATCCCAGGTATTTACACTATATACAAACAATACAACCATACTTCATAGGCATTCAAACAAAACTATACAaatattctgtttttgtctcgtacctgtttttgacccatttttaatgaataaaataatatatttctAAAATACAATCCCTTTTGGGTAAATGTTTTTCCTACGTACTTTCAGCCTTCTTTATATACACAAATCGCTCAATTTGTCAAAAATATGGATTTGTCAAATCCCTATTTTGGGACAAGCTTAGGGACCCCTCAAAGAATCTCTAAGACATCAAGGCAATGTATGTGATCTTCCCCTCAAAAGCCCTCA
This window harbors:
- the LOC131468824 gene encoding urotensin-2-like, giving the protein MKCNHLLSWTVLLMASGPLLAHPITDSGEMIYPGAASVEERGVGTLDDLSLSEQAFPPQEGAGLRYSSLLSDGVRTTGLFPRGMNREVLLEKQSLLNPFSRAFGIRKQFRKRGGNSECFWKYCV